A single genomic interval of Dyella sp. GSA-30 harbors:
- a CDS encoding LysR family transcriptional regulator, with translation MNQRPSLTELGAFTAIVRHASFRIAADELGMSPSTLSHMMRSLEERLGLRLFNRTTRSVAPTEAGARLFRSLTPVLSELDLALADVGTFRDRPSGSLRINAHESSVRRLMVKVVPAFIARYPEMHLDMVTEGKLVDIVAEGFDAGIRLSEAIPQDMIAIPLGRDGQFLAVASPGYLATHGTPKTPDELAAHRCIRFRLPSGKIYRWEFERYDQELRLDVSGPMTLDHMGAMVDAAIQGLGIAYVSIDAAQEAIESGRLQSILTEWTPPFPGECLYYPSNRLVPAGLRAFVDMIKELG, from the coding sequence ATGAATCAACGTCCCAGCCTGACCGAACTCGGCGCCTTCACGGCGATCGTCCGCCATGCCAGCTTTCGCATCGCGGCCGACGAACTGGGCATGTCGCCCTCGACCCTCAGCCATATGATGCGGTCGCTGGAAGAGCGCCTGGGACTGCGGCTGTTCAACCGCACTACGCGCAGCGTGGCACCGACCGAGGCCGGCGCGCGGCTGTTCCGCAGCCTGACCCCGGTACTGAGCGAACTCGATCTGGCGCTGGCCGATGTCGGCACGTTTCGCGACCGCCCTTCGGGCAGCCTGCGGATCAATGCGCACGAATCGTCCGTGCGTCGATTGATGGTCAAGGTGGTTCCGGCATTTATCGCGCGCTATCCGGAAATGCATCTGGATATGGTCACCGAAGGCAAGCTGGTCGACATCGTGGCCGAAGGCTTCGATGCGGGCATTCGGCTGAGCGAGGCGATACCGCAGGATATGATCGCCATCCCGCTCGGTCGCGACGGACAGTTCCTGGCGGTGGCTTCGCCGGGTTATCTGGCTACGCACGGCACGCCAAAGACGCCCGATGAACTGGCCGCGCACCGCTGCATTCGCTTTCGACTGCCGAGCGGCAAGATCTATCGCTGGGAGTTCGAGCGTTACGACCAGGAGTTGCGACTGGATGTGTCCGGCCCGATGACGCTCGACCATATGGGCGCCATGGTCGACGCAGCCATTCAGGGATTGGGCATCGCGTATGTGTCTATCGATGCCGCGCAGGAGGCTATCGAAAGTGGGCGGTTGCAATCGATATTGACCGAATGGACGCCGCCGTTTCCTGGTGAATGTCTTTATTACCCGAGTAATCGCCTGGTACCGGCCGGGTTGCGAGCGTTTGTGGACATGATCAAGGAGCTTGGATAG
- a CDS encoding NAD(P)-dependent alcohol dehydrogenase, giving the protein MQTKAFAAQTATTPLALTTIERREPGAADVAIDILYCGVCHSDLHTARGEWGGVRFPSVPGHEIVGRVTHVGNQVSKFKVGDIVGVGCMVDSCRTCASCNDGLEQYCRGPHGFQGTYNGWVDGSGENTYGGYSAAVVVDQAFVLKISHAEADLAAVAPLLCAGITTWSPLRHWDVGPGKKVGVVGIGGLGHMGVKLARALGAHVVAFTTSPSKVQAALDLGAHEVVVSRNADEMAAHVNSFDFILNTVAVSHDLDAFTNLLKRDGTLTLVGAPSSPHPSPSVMGLIFGRKSIAGSLIGGIAETQEMLDFCAKHGITSDIEMIAMQDIENAYERMLKSDVKYRFVIDMATL; this is encoded by the coding sequence ATGCAGACCAAGGCTTTTGCCGCCCAGACGGCGACCACGCCGCTCGCGCTCACGACGATCGAACGGCGCGAACCCGGAGCCGCGGATGTGGCGATCGATATCCTCTATTGCGGCGTTTGCCATTCGGACCTGCACACCGCACGTGGCGAGTGGGGCGGCGTGCGTTTCCCGAGCGTGCCGGGGCATGAAATCGTTGGCCGCGTGACTCACGTTGGCAACCAGGTCTCCAAGTTCAAGGTGGGTGACATCGTCGGCGTCGGCTGCATGGTCGACAGCTGCCGCACCTGCGCCTCCTGCAACGATGGCCTGGAGCAGTATTGCCGCGGCCCGCATGGCTTCCAGGGCACGTACAACGGTTGGGTCGATGGCAGTGGCGAGAACACCTATGGCGGCTACTCCGCCGCCGTGGTGGTCGATCAGGCTTTCGTGCTGAAGATCAGCCATGCCGAAGCCGACTTGGCCGCGGTCGCGCCGCTGCTTTGCGCTGGCATCACCACGTGGTCGCCGCTGCGCCACTGGGACGTGGGCCCGGGCAAGAAAGTGGGCGTCGTCGGTATCGGTGGCCTGGGCCATATGGGTGTCAAGCTGGCGCGTGCGCTGGGTGCGCACGTGGTGGCGTTCACCACCTCGCCGTCGAAGGTGCAGGCGGCGCTCGACCTGGGTGCCCACGAAGTGGTTGTCTCGCGCAACGCCGATGAGATGGCCGCCCACGTCAACAGCTTCGACTTTATTCTCAATACCGTGGCCGTGTCGCACGATCTGGATGCCTTCACCAACCTGCTCAAGCGCGACGGCACCCTTACCCTGGTCGGCGCACCGTCGAGCCCGCATCCGTCACCGTCGGTGATGGGGCTGATTTTCGGTCGCAAGTCCATCGCCGGTTCGCTTATCGGCGGCATCGCCGAAACGCAGGAAATGCTTGATTTCTGCGCCAAGCATGGCATCACTTCCGATATCGAAATGATCGCGATGCAGGATATCGAGAACGCCTATGAGCGCATGTTGAAGAGCGATGTGAAGTACCGCTTCGTCATCGACATGGCAACGCTGTAA
- a CDS encoding response regulator, with product MSVSVSPHVLVIDDVPEDIRSLLQALRAQQWRVSLATTGEQGYQRAQSLEPDLILLDVRMPDMDGFALCRLLQELPRVRHTPILFLTSANAPTERLEGLSHGGVDYILKTCDPAELIARVKIHLRLAERTAATPQDEQDGTAVTHDEVVLRAAMRLISGRLAEPFTLEQIAADVGTYEKRLSAIFRQRLGMTVFAWIREERLRKGRALLVETTLGMQDIAEQVGFRSASNFTTAFRERVGVTPSQYRQAAQQGAALTEPP from the coding sequence TTGTCCGTATCCGTTTCGCCGCACGTTCTGGTGATCGACGATGTGCCCGAGGACATTCGTTCCTTGCTGCAGGCCTTGCGGGCGCAGCAGTGGCGGGTGAGTCTGGCCACCACCGGCGAGCAGGGTTACCAACGCGCGCAGTCGCTGGAGCCCGACCTGATCCTGCTGGACGTGCGCATGCCGGATATGGACGGCTTTGCGCTCTGTCGGCTGCTGCAGGAACTGCCGCGGGTGAGGCATACGCCGATTCTGTTCCTCACCTCTGCCAATGCGCCGACCGAACGTCTGGAAGGACTCAGCCATGGCGGCGTGGATTACATCCTCAAGACCTGCGACCCAGCCGAACTGATCGCCCGCGTGAAGATTCATCTGCGACTGGCCGAGCGCACCGCCGCGACACCACAGGATGAACAGGACGGCACCGCAGTAACGCACGATGAAGTGGTATTGCGTGCGGCGATGCGGCTGATCAGCGGACGGTTGGCGGAGCCTTTCACGCTCGAACAGATCGCGGCGGACGTGGGGACGTATGAAAAGCGGCTTTCAGCGATTTTCCGCCAACGCCTCGGCATGACCGTATTCGCATGGATCCGGGAAGAACGTCTGCGCAAGGGGCGTGCCCTGCTGGTCGAAACGACACTGGGCATGCAGGACATCGCCGAACAGGTGGGTTTTCGAAGCGCCAGCAATTTCACCACCGCTTTTCGTGAGCGCGTGGGCGTGACGCCAAGCCAGTACCGCCAGGCGGCACAGCAAGGTGCGGCATTGACGGAGCCGCCGTGA
- a CDS encoding hybrid sensor histidine kinase/response regulator, whose amino-acid sequence MKQPESVCARHRWSARLALLVLCWLLPLVVAATQLPLTFYDQANGLTSLSVIRLFQDSKGSIWAGTEKGLYRFDGVGFNAIGSELGFQTSEVISFAEDTSGHFWVASRAGLQRRDRDGQFRWVRPDGKLLMADRGQTLAGDEQGGMLVVSGHRLYRLMQDASGDWRATPLFTDAQLHTERGLDQVAAVFHHAGTTWFGCGGELCRLSAGQLTRYGPEQGIPSDRWLGFLGARDGSVWVRGIHTVRSLATGANQFVAHDMPGGHADVAASSIDLIEDRAGRILTRTDMGIGRWDGARWELFDTGNGLPGVGVSSLLADRDGMVWLGTYGRGILYWSSADAVENWTASQGVSDSLIWSIARADASSVWIAGETGGEVVAPAEGRAHRWPLTVAPPNQAHAVLVDAQGAIWYFLFDGRVLRYEPANGHTTSMAVLPYLVRGAYIDHTGSIWAYTLGGLYEVDSHTGQLTRAAPELIPQTMCSDLAEDADGRLWLACSSGLFRRNSHGWSKVSVQPAEALGGYENVAVTQDGRLWLSSLQPGLMEGHVTDADHVDAPAVADPLLADTRFYFLRADRRGRLWAGGGNGVDVFDGHGWSRLSSRDGLLWEEANHGAFYADNDGTVWIGTPVGLTHILKPDQLLAPRSIHPLIFSARYGDREFGAQSPTLAFEHAGALVLRFGVLGNSAGNPVHFRYRLSGVDRDWVETAQREVRYASLPSGSYHFELQAVDINRRSASGTVALSFEIAPPWWNTPWAYLGTVLLALVLIALAWRWRTSLLIAHAKRLERLVADRTSELQQSLRSRSMLLAHISHDLRSPLGAILDGVRQWRMGQGERDHPHEIERHVRQQMALIDELLEFSRGELIELELMPAPGYLHSFLQQLEEDATLLAERQRNRLEYNIDVHLPPVVTADFPRLRQILLNLLGNAAKFTHDGVIRFGVTTMPAGHGGIGLRFVVEDTGIGLEPGAVERLSQPFVRGDNASGQQGSGLGLAIVAQLLQRMGSRLDVQSVASGGSRFEFELDLASAEEADIEPVLESGGDLDEFDGKGRKILVIEDMPDFRALLCDLLNGCGFISVPVAEGGDAVAIMRHETPDLILLGQAGKAGWQLLEAVRGAHPHIPILLYASVPPGRPTTVPARLIFDHVLLKPSNASELLVRILHLMDNAKKAEAPGVSVTPA is encoded by the coding sequence GTGAAGCAGCCGGAAAGTGTCTGCGCGCGTCACCGGTGGTCTGCGCGATTGGCCTTGCTCGTACTGTGCTGGCTGTTGCCGCTGGTTGTCGCGGCAACGCAATTGCCGCTGACTTTTTACGACCAGGCGAACGGACTGACTAGTCTTTCGGTGATTCGCCTGTTTCAGGACAGTAAAGGCTCCATTTGGGCCGGCACCGAAAAAGGTCTCTACCGATTCGACGGCGTGGGCTTCAATGCGATCGGTAGCGAGCTTGGTTTTCAGACGTCCGAGGTGATCAGTTTCGCCGAGGACACCAGCGGTCATTTTTGGGTGGCATCGCGGGCCGGTTTGCAGCGACGCGATCGCGATGGTCAGTTTCGCTGGGTGCGTCCGGACGGGAAATTGTTGATGGCCGATCGCGGCCAGACGCTGGCAGGGGACGAGCAAGGCGGCATGCTCGTGGTCAGCGGCCACCGCTTGTACCGCCTGATGCAGGATGCGTCGGGTGATTGGCGAGCGACACCCTTGTTCACCGACGCGCAGCTGCATACGGAGCGCGGGCTCGATCAGGTCGCCGCGGTATTTCACCATGCGGGAACCACCTGGTTCGGCTGCGGCGGCGAACTCTGTCGCCTGAGCGCCGGGCAGCTCACGCGCTACGGTCCCGAGCAAGGCATTCCATCCGATCGATGGCTTGGCTTTCTTGGCGCTCGCGATGGCAGCGTATGGGTGCGCGGCATCCACACGGTTCGCAGCCTGGCGACGGGTGCGAATCAGTTTGTCGCTCACGATATGCCTGGCGGGCACGCCGATGTCGCCGCGTCGAGCATCGACCTGATCGAGGATCGCGCCGGGCGCATCCTGACCCGAACGGACATGGGTATCGGACGCTGGGATGGCGCGCGCTGGGAATTGTTCGATACGGGTAACGGCCTTCCGGGTGTGGGCGTATCGTCCCTGCTAGCGGACCGGGATGGCATGGTGTGGTTGGGTACCTACGGTCGCGGCATTCTTTATTGGAGTAGCGCGGACGCGGTGGAGAACTGGACGGCTTCCCAAGGCGTGAGCGACAGCCTGATCTGGTCGATCGCACGCGCCGATGCCAGCAGCGTGTGGATCGCTGGCGAAACGGGCGGCGAAGTGGTTGCGCCTGCTGAGGGCCGCGCACACCGTTGGCCGCTGACAGTTGCGCCGCCGAACCAGGCACATGCGGTGCTGGTGGATGCGCAGGGAGCCATCTGGTATTTCCTGTTCGATGGGCGCGTGCTGCGTTACGAGCCCGCCAATGGACACACGACGTCCATGGCCGTGTTGCCCTATCTGGTGCGTGGCGCATACATCGACCACACCGGAAGCATCTGGGCGTACACGCTCGGTGGGCTATACGAGGTCGATAGCCATACCGGCCAACTGACACGCGCCGCGCCGGAACTGATTCCGCAAACCATGTGCTCGGACCTTGCCGAGGATGCCGATGGCCGGCTGTGGCTGGCGTGCAGCTCGGGACTGTTCCGCCGCAACAGCCATGGCTGGTCAAAGGTGAGCGTGCAGCCGGCGGAGGCGCTTGGCGGTTACGAAAACGTGGCTGTGACCCAGGACGGGCGACTCTGGTTGAGTTCGCTACAGCCGGGCCTGATGGAAGGTCACGTCACCGATGCCGATCATGTAGATGCTCCCGCCGTAGCCGATCCGCTGCTTGCCGATACGCGTTTTTATTTTCTGCGCGCGGATCGGCGTGGCCGTCTCTGGGCGGGCGGCGGTAATGGCGTGGACGTGTTTGACGGTCACGGCTGGTCGCGGCTTTCCTCCCGTGATGGCTTGCTTTGGGAAGAGGCCAATCATGGTGCCTTCTACGCCGACAACGACGGCACGGTGTGGATCGGCACGCCAGTGGGCCTGACACACATACTCAAGCCCGACCAGTTGCTGGCGCCGCGAAGCATCCATCCGCTGATTTTCTCGGCGCGTTATGGCGATCGCGAATTCGGAGCGCAGTCGCCGACGTTGGCCTTCGAGCATGCCGGTGCGCTGGTATTGCGCTTTGGCGTACTGGGCAACAGTGCGGGCAATCCAGTGCATTTCCGTTATCGCCTTTCAGGCGTCGACCGCGATTGGGTAGAGACGGCCCAGCGCGAAGTGCGTTACGCGTCGCTGCCTTCGGGGAGTTACCACTTCGAGCTGCAGGCGGTGGATATCAACCGACGTAGCGCGTCGGGCACGGTGGCGCTTTCCTTCGAGATCGCGCCGCCGTGGTGGAATACACCGTGGGCCTATCTGGGCACGGTGTTGCTCGCCTTGGTGTTGATCGCACTCGCATGGCGCTGGCGCACCAGTCTGCTGATCGCTCATGCAAAGCGTCTGGAGCGCCTCGTCGCCGATCGCACCTCCGAGCTACAACAATCTCTGCGTTCGCGCAGCATGCTGCTCGCCCATATCAGTCACGATCTGCGTTCGCCGCTGGGCGCCATTCTCGATGGTGTACGGCAATGGCGCATGGGGCAGGGAGAGCGCGACCATCCGCATGAGATCGAGCGGCATGTGCGCCAACAGATGGCCCTGATCGATGAACTGCTCGAGTTCTCGCGTGGTGAACTGATCGAGCTCGAATTGATGCCGGCACCCGGCTATCTGCATAGCTTTCTTCAGCAGTTGGAGGAGGACGCTACGCTATTGGCGGAACGACAGCGCAACCGCCTGGAATACAACATCGACGTGCATCTGCCGCCTGTAGTGACGGCGGATTTTCCCCGCCTGCGTCAAATACTGCTGAATCTGTTGGGCAATGCGGCAAAGTTCACTCACGACGGTGTCATACGCTTTGGGGTCACGACCATGCCTGCGGGACATGGCGGGATCGGCTTGCGCTTTGTGGTTGAAGACACCGGCATTGGCCTTGAACCGGGTGCTGTGGAACGGCTTTCTCAGCCGTTTGTCCGCGGCGACAACGCCAGCGGCCAACAGGGCAGCGGCCTTGGTCTGGCCATCGTGGCGCAACTGCTCCAACGGATGGGTAGCCGTCTTGACGTCCAGTCCGTGGCGTCCGGTGGTAGCCGGTTCGAGTTCGAACTGGATCTGGCCAGCGCCGAGGAAGCGGATATCGAGCCGGTGCTGGAAAGCGGTGGCGATCTTGACGAGTTCGACGGGAAAGGGCGCAAGATTCTGGTGATCGAGGACATGCCGGACTTTCGCGCACTACTCTGCGATCTGCTGAACGGATGCGGCTTCATCAGCGTTCCGGTGGCCGAAGGCGGAGATGCCGTGGCAATCATGAGGCACGAGACGCCTGACCTGATCCTTCTGGGACAAGCCGGCAAGGCCGGCTGGCAGCTGTTGGAGGCGGTGCGCGGTGCGCATCCGCACATTCCGATACTTCTCTACGCATCAGTGCCGCCTGGCCGGCCAACGACCGTGCCCGCGCGGCTGATATTCGACCATGTGTTGCTTAAGCCATCAAACGCCAGTGAACTGCTTGTGCGGATCTTGCACTTGATGGATAACGCGAAGAAGGCGGAGGCCCCCGGGGTTTCGGTCACGCCAGCTTGA
- a CDS encoding methyl-accepting chemotaxis protein — protein sequence MEVFTSTRARYGLGIATFLLLLTAATIAVIRLRVAPDLKQLESVVVNNRVDAIGVEITRKMTQIQSQSRAISQSAVLLGNPDVDRLLPGILDQYGDPHVFGGGIWPLPFQREANKERDSTFYARGDDSRFALNTHWNTSEALKYWEQPWHVAGQVAPQGQCIWAAAYQDDASPQPRTNCAMAIYRNGKLWGVSTIDLTLGFFNTLVAKAEEHIGGQILVLEGDGTIVSNSSLFKQDIVLKNVSTLGSQLPMAEAIDKLLHRLTSDREFESSYRSGGKDYTLFIQPIKDSPWYVATALPTTTLTASSERILHRLAMVQLPFAVILLLVMLYGIDLLMRQFALLKTNIDELSSGEADLTRRLAQGRGIEFNAIVDSFNRFIARLQGMLLEVQQSAIAIATASRQISGGNLDLSARTEEQAASLEETAASMEQLSITVRQNADHARHANGIAGQVAALTARNDENARHVMQTMQDIRDSSYHVAEITAMMDGIAFQTNLLSLNASVEAARAGNHGRGFAVVANEVRLLAQRSGAASKDIHRLIDESSERIEAGAGAVQEVGDLIAELQTRVSHMATSMSEIVTASEEQSMGIDQINHAVSQLDAMTQQNAALVEEATAAAKALQEQAGQLEHMVSGFKLA from the coding sequence ATGGAAGTGTTCACATCGACCAGGGCCCGATACGGGCTGGGTATCGCCACCTTTTTGCTGCTGCTCACCGCGGCCACGATTGCCGTGATACGCCTGCGTGTAGCTCCGGATCTCAAGCAACTGGAAAGCGTCGTCGTCAATAACCGGGTCGACGCTATCGGCGTCGAAATCACTCGCAAGATGACTCAGATCCAGTCGCAGTCACGCGCGATCAGCCAATCAGCGGTTCTGCTGGGAAACCCGGATGTCGACAGACTGCTGCCGGGCATTCTCGATCAATATGGCGATCCTCATGTGTTCGGAGGCGGCATATGGCCACTGCCGTTCCAACGCGAAGCGAACAAGGAACGAGACAGCACCTTTTATGCCCGAGGCGACGACAGCAGGTTCGCCTTGAATACGCACTGGAACACGTCCGAAGCGCTCAAATACTGGGAGCAACCCTGGCACGTGGCCGGCCAGGTCGCCCCACAGGGCCAATGCATCTGGGCCGCAGCCTACCAGGACGACGCCAGCCCGCAGCCACGTACCAATTGCGCCATGGCGATCTACCGTAACGGCAAGCTTTGGGGCGTATCCACCATCGACCTCACGCTAGGCTTCTTCAATACCCTGGTCGCAAAGGCCGAGGAACATATCGGCGGGCAGATTCTTGTCCTCGAGGGTGATGGCACGATCGTCAGCAATAGCAGTCTATTCAAGCAGGACATCGTACTGAAGAACGTTTCCACGCTAGGCAGTCAGCTACCGATGGCAGAAGCGATCGACAAGCTATTGCATCGGCTTACGTCGGATCGTGAATTCGAAAGCAGCTATCGGTCAGGCGGCAAGGATTACACGCTGTTCATACAACCGATCAAAGACAGCCCCTGGTATGTCGCCACCGCATTGCCCACCACGACATTGACCGCAAGCAGCGAACGCATCCTGCATCGGCTGGCCATGGTGCAATTGCCGTTCGCAGTCATTCTGCTGCTGGTCATGCTGTACGGCATCGACCTATTGATGCGCCAGTTCGCCCTGCTCAAGACAAACATCGACGAACTGTCCAGCGGCGAAGCCGACCTGACCCGCCGCTTGGCGCAGGGCCGCGGCATCGAATTCAATGCCATTGTCGACAGCTTCAACCGCTTTATCGCGCGTTTGCAAGGTATGTTGCTCGAGGTGCAGCAGAGCGCCATAGCCATCGCGACCGCTTCACGTCAGATCTCCGGGGGCAATCTCGATTTGTCGGCGCGCACGGAAGAGCAAGCAGCATCATTGGAGGAAACAGCCGCATCGATGGAGCAACTCTCCATCACCGTCAGGCAGAATGCCGATCACGCACGCCATGCCAACGGTATCGCCGGTCAGGTCGCGGCTCTCACCGCTCGCAACGATGAAAACGCCAGGCACGTGATGCAGACCATGCAGGACATTCGCGATTCGTCCTATCACGTCGCCGAAATCACTGCCATGATGGATGGCATTGCGTTCCAGACCAACCTGCTTTCACTCAACGCTTCGGTTGAAGCCGCACGTGCCGGCAACCACGGCAGGGGGTTTGCGGTAGTCGCCAATGAAGTGCGACTGCTCGCACAGCGCTCGGGCGCAGCGTCAAAGGATATCCACCGTCTGATCGACGAATCCTCCGAACGTATCGAAGCGGGCGCTGGTGCAGTACAGGAAGTGGGCGACCTGATCGCCGAACTGCAGACGCGCGTGAGTCATATGGCCACGTCGATGAGCGAGATCGTGACCGCAAGCGAAGAACAAAGCATGGGCATCGACCAGATCAATCATGCCGTGTCTCAGCTCGACGCGATGACTCAGCAAAATGCTGCTTTGGTCGAAGAGGCCACGGCCGCCGCCAAGGCACTGCAGGAGCAGGCCGGACAACTGGAGCACATGGTTTCGGGATTCAAGCTGGCGTGA